Proteins encoded in a region of the Tachyglossus aculeatus isolate mTacAcu1 chromosome 11, mTacAcu1.pri, whole genome shotgun sequence genome:
- the GRN gene encoding progranulin isoform X5 yields MWKLVAWGALVAGVVSGLPCPDGQLCPQACCERPGDAGYGCCDPARDSAPSLPLALVGGTCEDSAPCPAGFSCLRTPTGGTGCCPRAEAVACGDGQHCCPRGSHCSADGRSCFHLPGASSPRAVQCPDGQFECPNDSTCCPMPSGSWGCCPLPQATCCEDRVHCCPHSTSCDLAHNRCLGPNGPRPLARKTPAYRGAPWERGAAGPPAVNVMCPDARSQCPESTTCCQQPDGHYGCCPWPNAVCCPDRIHCCPQDTRCDLQQGKCLWSEGATSPLLAKLPAVRAQEVKCDNEVSCPDSYTCCRLPSGQWGCCPFPEAVCCPDHIHCCPHGFTCISDGQCQQGARTVPWLKKTPARLSQNVPCDAYSSCPTGHTCCRLASGMWGCCPIPEAVCCSDHVHCCPSGFSCIGQGQCQLGALRVPARVKAPAQRLPQAGDIRCDDKFSCAQGETCCPSQGGGWACCQLPNAVCCEDRLHCCPWGYSCNLTAQTCDKEQTGPAAAASAARPLLTGPAALVGDVPCAQGRFCHDNQTCCRDSTGGWACCPYAQGVCCRDQRHCCPPGSRCTKGGLKCGRRTLRWDQALSRGQALPRPLL; encoded by the exons gactCGGCCCCATCTCTGCCGTTGGCTCTTGTGGGGGGCACGTGTGAGGACAGTGCCCCTTGCCCGGCTGGCTTCTCCTGCCTCCGCACCCCCACGGGGGGCACCGGCTGCTGCCCCCGTGCAGAG GCCGTGGCATGTGGTGATGGGCAGCACTGCTGCCCGCGTGGGTCTCACTGCAGCGCTGACGGACGCTCCTGCTTCCACTTACCAG GCGCCAGCTCTCCCCGCGCTGTGCAGTGTCCGGATGGCCAATTTGAGTGCCCCAACGATTCCACCTGCTGCCCGATGCCCAGCGGCTCGTGGGGCTGCTGCCCGCTGCCCCAG GCCACGTGTTGTGAGGACCGAGTCCACtgctgtccccacagcacctcctgTGACCTCGCCCACAACCGCTGCCTGGGGCCCAACGGTCCCCGGCCCCTGGCCCGCAAGACCCCTGCCTACCGGGGGGCCCCCTGGGAGCGGGGGGCAG CTGGTCCTCCCGCGGTGAACGTCATGTGCCCCGATGCCCGTTCTCAGTGCCCAGAGAGCACCACCTGCTGCCAGCAGCCTGATGGGCACTACGGTTGCTGCCCATGGCCCAAC GCCGTCTGCTGTCCCGACCGCATCCACTGCTGCCCCCAGGACACCCGCTGCGACCTGCAACAGGGCAAGTGCCTATGGTCGGAGGGTGCCACCTCCCCGCTCCTGGCCAAGCTGCCCGCCGTCCGAG CGCAGGAGGTGAAATGTGACAATGAGGTCAGCTGTCCGGACAGCTACACCTGCTGCCGTCTCCCTTCGGGGCAGTGGGGCTGCTGCCCGTTCCCTGAG GCCGTGTGTTGCCCTGACCACATCCACTGCTGTCCCCACGGCTTCACCTGCATCTCGGACGGCCAGTGCCAACAGGGAGCCCGGACCGTGCCCTGGCTGAAGAAGACCCCTGCCCGCCTCAGCCAGAATGTCCCGTGCGATGCCTactccagttgtcccacgggccaCACTTGCTGCCGCCTGGCATCGGGCATGTGGGGCTGCTGCCCCATCccagag GCCGTGTGCTGCTCCGACCATGTGCACTGCTGCCCCTCGGGCTTCAGCTGTATTGGACAAGGGCAGTGCCAGCTGGGTGCCCTCAGGGTCCCCGCTCGGGTGAAGGCTCCGGCCCAGCGGCTGCCCCAGGCGGGAGACATCCGCTGTGACGACAAGTTCTCCTGTGCCCAGGGTGAAACCTGCTGCCCCTcacagggtgggggctgggcctgCTGCCAGCTGCCTAAT GCCGTCTGCTGTGAGGACCGGCTGCATTGCTGCCCTTGGGGCTACAGCTGCAACTTGACCGCCCAGACCTGCGACAAGGAGCAGACCGGCCCCgcggccgccgcctccgccgcccgccCCCTGCTCACGGGCCCCGCTGCCCTCGTGGGCGACGTGCCCTGTGCCCAGGGCCGCTTCTGCCACGACAACCAGACCTGCTGCCGCGACAGCACCGGAGGCTGGGCCTGCTGCCCCTACGCCCAG GGGGTCTGCTGCCGGGACCAGCGCCACTGCTGCCCGCCCGGTTCGCGCTGCACCAAGGGAGGCCTGAAGTGCGGGCGCCGGACTCTGCGCTGGGACCAGGCCCTGAGCCGGGGCCAAGCCCTGCCCCGGCCCCTGCTCTGA